A portion of the uncultured Bacteroides sp. genome contains these proteins:
- the thiC gene encoding phosphomethylpyrimidine synthase ThiC, with product MKNYITRTPFPYSEKIYMGGSIFPALRVAMRKVEQMPTVTIEDGKKVLTPNPDVYIYDTSGPYTDPGIEIDLKRGLPRPRELFIRNNEEIVQLEEITSEYGLMRQQDKSLDSLRFEHITPPYVAIKGKRITQLAYAKSGNITPEMEYVAIRENASCELLGIDTHITPQFVCDEIAAGRAVLPANINHPEAEPMIIGRNFLVKINTNIGNSATSSSIEEEVEKAVWSCHWGGDTLMDLSTGPNIHETREWIIRNCPVPVGTVPIYQALEKVNGKVEDLTWEIYRDTLVEQCEQGVDYFTIHAGIRLKNVHLANKRVTGIVSRGGSIMSKWCLMHNSESFLYEHFDDICDVLARYDVAVSLGDGLRPGSIHDANDEAQFAELDTLGELVKRAWAKDVQAFIEGPGHVPMHKIQENMERQIKACHDAPFYTLGPLVTDIAPGYDHITSAIGAAQIGWLGTAMLCYVTPKEHLGLPNREDVRTGVITYKIAAHAADLAKGHPGAQVRDDALSKARYEFRWKDQFNLSLDPERASEYFREGHHEDGEYCTMCGPNFCAMKLSRELKECMK from the coding sequence ATGAAAAACTATATTACCAGAACTCCTTTTCCCTATTCAGAGAAAATATACATGGGCGGAAGCATCTTTCCTGCTCTGAGAGTTGCAATGCGCAAAGTAGAGCAAATGCCTACAGTGACCATCGAAGATGGAAAGAAAGTACTTACCCCTAATCCGGATGTTTATATCTATGATACAAGCGGACCATACACTGATCCGGGAATAGAGATTGATCTGAAAAGAGGATTACCCCGACCGCGCGAACTATTCATCCGAAATAACGAGGAGATTGTTCAGCTAGAAGAGATAACATCCGAGTATGGCCTCATGCGCCAACAAGACAAGTCGTTGGATTCTCTGCGTTTTGAACATATTACCCCGCCATACGTGGCTATCAAAGGCAAACGAATCACACAATTGGCTTACGCTAAATCGGGAAATATCACGCCGGAAATGGAATATGTGGCTATTCGTGAAAATGCGAGTTGTGAACTATTGGGGATAGATACACACATCACGCCACAGTTTGTGTGCGATGAGATTGCTGCAGGACGTGCTGTACTTCCGGCTAACATTAATCATCCGGAAGCGGAACCGATGATTATCGGACGTAACTTTTTAGTGAAGATCAATACCAATATTGGTAACTCAGCTACTTCATCAAGCATTGAAGAAGAAGTAGAGAAAGCCGTGTGGAGCTGTCACTGGGGTGGAGATACTCTAATGGATTTGTCTACCGGCCCTAACATTCACGAAACACGCGAATGGATCATCCGTAACTGTCCCGTTCCCGTGGGCACTGTGCCTATCTATCAGGCTTTGGAGAAGGTTAACGGAAAAGTAGAAGACCTTACTTGGGAGATCTATCGGGATACGTTGGTGGAACAGTGCGAGCAGGGAGTGGATTACTTCACCATTCATGCCGGTATCCGCTTGAAAAACGTACATCTGGCCAACAAACGGGTAACGGGTATTGTATCTCGCGGAGGAAGTATCATGTCCAAATGGTGTTTGATGCACAACAGTGAGAGCTTTCTCTATGAGCATTTTGATGATATATGCGACGTACTGGCCCGGTATGATGTAGCCGTGTCATTAGGTGACGGACTGCGCCCGGGTTCCATTCACGATGCAAACGATGAAGCGCAGTTTGCCGAACTTGACACATTGGGCGAGTTGGTGAAACGTGCCTGGGCTAAAGATGTACAAGCATTTATTGAAGGACCGGGTCATGTGCCTATGCACAAGATTCAGGAGAATATGGAAAGACAAATCAAAGCATGTCATGATGCTCCGTTTTACACGCTTGGCCCTTTGGTAACAGACATTGCACCGGGGTATGACCATATTACTTCGGCTATCGGAGCAGCACAAATTGGCTGGCTGGGAACTGCGATGCTTTGCTATGTTACCCCCAAAGAACACCTCGGATTACCCAATCGAGAGGATGTGCGCACCGGAGTAATTACATATAAGATAGCAGCACATGCAGCCGACTTGGCCAAAGGACATCCGGGAGCACAAGTAAGAGATGATGCTTTGTCAAAAGCTCGCTACGAATTTCGTTGGAAAGATCAGTTCAATCTATCACTCGATCCCGAACGTGCGTCGGAGTATTTCAGAGAAGGACATCACGAAGATGGCGAATATTGCACAATGTGTGGACCTAACTTCTGTGCGATGAAGCTAAGTAGGGAATTGAAAGAGTGCATGAAATAA
- the thiS gene encoding sulfur carrier protein ThiS: protein MKVQVNNKEMEINISTTVGQLADKLELPSAGVAVAVNNQMLPRTAWSASMLQENDNIVVIKAACGG from the coding sequence ATGAAAGTACAGGTAAACAACAAAGAAATGGAAATCAACATTTCTACTACTGTCGGTCAACTGGCCGACAAACTCGAACTTCCTTCTGCCGGCGTAGCTGTTGCAGTGAACAATCAAATGCTTCCACGCACGGCATGGAGTGCCTCCATGCTACAAGAGAATGATAATATAGTCGTCATTAAAGCTGCTTGTGGAGGATAA
- a CDS encoding thiamine phosphate synthase, whose amino-acid sequence MKLIVVTTPTFFVEEDKIITTLFEEGLDILHLRKPEMPALYSERLLTLIPEKYHHRIVTHEYFYLKNEFNLMGIHLNTRNPEAPHDYHGHISYSCHSVEEVKSKKHLYDYVFLSPIYDCISKEGYNSPYTPEELRAAAEDGTIDNKVIALGGITPDKLAEIKDFGFGGAAVLGDLWSKFDTYKDQNYTPIIQHFKKLKEMAE is encoded by the coding sequence ATGAAATTAATCGTTGTAACAACTCCCACTTTTTTTGTAGAAGAAGATAAAATTATCACAACCCTCTTTGAAGAAGGCTTAGATATTCTTCACTTACGAAAGCCCGAAATGCCAGCCTTGTATTCCGAAAGGCTTCTTACTTTAATACCCGAGAAATATCATCACCGTATTGTTACTCACGAATATTTCTATCTGAAAAACGAATTTAATCTCATGGGCATTCATCTGAACACCCGCAATCCGGAAGCGCCACACGATTATCATGGGCACATAAGTTATTCTTGCCATTCGGTAGAAGAAGTGAAAAGCAAGAAACATCTGTATGATTATGTTTTCTTAAGTCCTATTTATGACTGTATCTCAAAAGAAGGATATAATTCGCCTTATACCCCGGAAGAATTGAGAGCAGCAGCTGAAGATGGAACAATAGATAATAAAGTTATTGCTTTGGGAGGCATCACACCCGACAAGTTGGCCGAAATAAAAGATTTTGGTTTTGGAGGTGCTGCAGTTTTAGGTGATTTATGGAGTAAATTTGATACTTACAAAGATCAAAATTATACCCCTATCATTCAACACTTTAAAAAATTAAAAGAGATGGCAGAGTGA
- a CDS encoding porin family protein — MKKFILLFALAFVSTFSFAQVSWNVKGGMNISNWTKDTGADAKVGYKIGGGMEYAFDQRWALQTSLFLSSKGVKGSGYLDDNSSADVTVNQVYLEMPIMAALRIPVCQQMNLVFSAGPYLAYGVGGEISAESGGVKGSVDTFSDDALDRFDAGLAYGVAAEFGKIVVGLEGQFGLVKIVDADGAPKNINVSLTVGYKF; from the coding sequence ATGAAGAAATTTATTTTGTTATTTGCATTGGCTTTTGTCAGCACTTTCTCGTTTGCACAAGTTAGCTGGAATGTTAAAGGTGGTATGAATATTAGCAATTGGACCAAAGATACCGGTGCTGATGCAAAAGTTGGGTATAAGATTGGTGGCGGAATGGAATATGCTTTTGACCAAAGATGGGCCCTCCAAACATCATTGTTTTTAAGTTCAAAAGGGGTAAAAGGCTCTGGGTATCTTGATGACAATAGTAGTGCGGATGTTACCGTTAATCAAGTGTATTTGGAAATGCCCATTATGGCTGCATTGCGCATACCGGTATGCCAACAGATGAACCTCGTTTTTAGTGCCGGTCCCTACTTAGCTTATGGTGTAGGTGGTGAAATAAGTGCAGAAAGCGGCGGTGTAAAAGGAAGTGTTGATACATTTAGCGATGATGCTTTAGATCGTTTTGACGCAGGTTTGGCTTATGGTGTTGCTGCCGAATTTGGCAAAATAGTAGTAGGTCTTGAAGGTCAATTTGGTCTAGTTAAAATCGTAGATGCTGATGGCGCTCCTAAAAATATAAACGTTTCATTAACTGTTGGTTATAAGTTTTAA
- a CDS encoding thiamine phosphate synthase — MISLQFITHQTEKYSYLESACMALEGGCKWIQLRMKEATPDQVKAVALKLKPFCEEHEAIFVIDDHVELAKELELDGVHLGKMDMPVAEARRLLGEGFIIGGTANTFEDVQALYVAGADYVGIGPFRFTTTKKNLSPVLGIDGYQSIIQQMKQANILLPTVAIGGIAYEDIPAILATGINGIALSGAILQAESPMEEVKKILAL; from the coding sequence ATGATTAGTCTACAATTTATCACTCATCAAACTGAAAAGTATTCTTACCTCGAATCAGCTTGTATGGCTCTGGAGGGAGGATGTAAATGGATTCAGCTACGTATGAAAGAAGCTACTCCTGATCAGGTGAAAGCTGTTGCCCTAAAATTAAAACCCTTCTGCGAGGAACATGAAGCAATATTCGTCATCGATGACCATGTAGAGTTAGCTAAAGAGCTGGAACTCGATGGTGTACATCTGGGTAAGATGGATATGCCGGTAGCGGAGGCACGCAGATTACTTGGCGAAGGATTTATTATTGGAGGTACAGCCAACACGTTTGAAGATGTTCAGGCACTCTACGTTGCCGGAGCAGACTATGTGGGCATCGGCCCGTTTCGTTTCACCACCACAAAGAAAAATCTAAGTCCGGTTTTAGGAATAGATGGCTATCAGTCAATCATCCAACAGATGAAGCAGGCAAATATTCTGCTGCCTACTGTAGCGATAGGTGGCATTGCATACGAAGATATCCCTGCAATTCTGGCGACCGGAATTAATGGTATTGCTCTCTCGGGTGCTATTCTGCAAGCCGAAAGTCCGATGGAAGAGGTGAAGAAGATTCTTGCTCTCTAA
- the ppdK gene encoding pyruvate, phosphate dikinase — protein sequence MNKKRVYTFGNGQAEGKADMKNLLGGKGANLAEMNLIGVPVPPGFTITTEVCIEYYELGQDKVVALLKDEVEKAIELVETLMRSKFGDVENPLLVSVRSGARASMPGMMDTILNLGLNDEVVEGMTRKTGNARFAWDSYRRFVQMYGDVVLGMKPTNKEDVDPFEAIIEEIKHSKGVKLDNELEVADLKELVKKFKAAVKERTGRDFPTSAYEQLWGAICAVFNSWMNERAILYRKMEGIPDEWGTAVTVQAMVFGNMGETSATGVCFSRDAGTGEDLFNGEYLINAQGEDVVAGIRTPQQITQLGSQRWAALAGVTEEVRSSKYPSMEEAMPEIFKELDRLQTKLENHYRDMQDMEFTVQEGKLWFLQTRNGKRTGGAMVKIAMDLLHQGVIDEKTALLRVEPNKLDELLHPVFDKVALSQATVLTRGLPASPGAATGQIVFFADDAAEWHADGKKIIMVRIETSPEDLAGMQVAQGILTARGGMTSHAAVVARGMGKCCVSGAGALNIDYKARTVEIDGIILKEGDFISLNGSTGEVYEGKVDTRAAELSGDFGELMSLADKYTKLQVRTNADTPHDAEVARKFGAVGIGLCRTEHMFFEGEKIKAMREMILAKDTEGRRKALAKILPYQKEDFKGIFRAMSGCPVTVRLLDPPLHEFVPHDLKGQQDMADSMGVTLTYIQQRVESLCEHNPMLGHRGCRLGNTYPEITQMQTSAILAAALELKKEGVDAYPEIMVPLTGILYEFKEQENVIRAEAEAVFAEMGDRIDFKVGTMIEIPRAALTADRIASSAEFFSFGTNDLTQMTFGYSRDDIASFLPVYLEKKILKVDPFQVLDQKGVGQLIRMATEKGRSIRPDLKCGICGEHGGEPSSIKFCHKVGLNYVSCSPFRVPIARLAAAQAALED from the coding sequence ATGAATAAAAAAAGAGTCTACACCTTTGGTAATGGTCAGGCTGAAGGCAAAGCCGACATGAAAAATCTATTAGGGGGCAAGGGAGCCAACCTTGCCGAAATGAATCTGATCGGTGTTCCTGTTCCTCCCGGATTCACCATTACTACAGAGGTTTGTATAGAATACTACGAATTAGGCCAAGATAAAGTTGTCGCTTTATTAAAAGATGAAGTTGAAAAAGCCATAGAACTTGTTGAAACGTTGATGCGCTCCAAATTTGGTGACGTAGAAAACCCATTGCTCGTCTCTGTTCGCTCCGGTGCTCGCGCCTCCATGCCAGGTATGATGGATACCATCTTAAACCTCGGATTAAATGACGAAGTGGTAGAGGGCATGACGCGTAAAACCGGCAATGCTCGTTTTGCATGGGACTCTTATCGCCGCTTTGTGCAAATGTATGGCGATGTGGTGCTGGGAATGAAGCCTACTAATAAAGAAGACGTTGATCCGTTTGAAGCGATCATTGAAGAGATAAAGCATTCCAAAGGAGTGAAGTTGGACAACGAACTCGAAGTGGCAGATTTAAAAGAACTCGTAAAGAAATTCAAAGCTGCTGTCAAAGAACGCACAGGCAGAGACTTTCCGACTTCCGCTTATGAACAGTTATGGGGCGCTATTTGTGCCGTGTTTAATTCATGGATGAATGAACGTGCTATTCTTTATCGTAAGATGGAGGGTATTCCCGATGAATGGGGAACAGCTGTCACTGTACAAGCCATGGTGTTTGGCAACATGGGTGAAACCTCTGCTACTGGCGTTTGTTTCTCTCGCGATGCCGGAACGGGCGAAGACCTCTTCAATGGTGAATACCTAATTAATGCTCAGGGTGAAGATGTAGTGGCTGGTATTCGTACTCCACAACAGATCACTCAACTTGGTTCGCAGCGTTGGGCAGCTCTTGCCGGTGTCACTGAGGAAGTGCGCTCATCCAAGTATCCGTCAATGGAAGAGGCCATGCCTGAAATATTCAAAGAATTGGATCGATTGCAGACAAAACTTGAAAATCATTATAGAGATATGCAAGATATGGAGTTTACCGTTCAGGAAGGCAAGCTCTGGTTCCTTCAGACACGCAATGGTAAACGTACCGGTGGGGCTATGGTGAAGATTGCTATGGATCTGCTTCACCAGGGGGTGATTGATGAGAAAACGGCTTTACTCCGCGTGGAACCGAATAAACTTGATGAACTGCTTCATCCGGTATTCGATAAAGTAGCCCTTAGTCAGGCCACTGTGCTTACTCGCGGACTACCTGCTTCTCCGGGAGCAGCTACAGGTCAGATCGTCTTTTTTGCTGATGATGCCGCCGAGTGGCACGCTGATGGAAAAAAAATCATTATGGTACGCATTGAAACTTCACCCGAAGATCTTGCCGGTATGCAAGTTGCGCAGGGCATCCTTACGGCTCGTGGAGGTATGACTTCTCATGCTGCCGTTGTAGCTCGTGGTATGGGCAAATGTTGCGTATCCGGTGCCGGAGCACTTAATATTGATTATAAAGCCCGCACGGTGGAGATTGACGGAATCATTTTGAAAGAAGGTGATTTCATCTCGCTGAATGGCAGCACAGGAGAAGTCTATGAAGGCAAGGTCGACACAAGAGCTGCCGAACTTTCGGGCGACTTTGGCGAGCTGATGAGTCTGGCAGATAAATATACGAAACTTCAGGTACGTACCAATGCTGATACTCCTCACGATGCAGAAGTGGCACGCAAATTTGGTGCGGTTGGCATTGGTCTCTGTCGCACGGAGCACATGTTCTTCGAAGGAGAAAAGATCAAGGCCATGCGTGAAATGATTTTAGCCAAAGATACCGAAGGACGGCGTAAAGCGTTGGCAAAGATTCTTCCGTATCAGAAAGAAGACTTCAAAGGCATCTTCCGGGCAATGAGTGGCTGTCCTGTTACCGTTCGCTTGCTCGATCCTCCTTTGCACGAGTTCGTTCCTCACGATTTGAAAGGGCAACAAGACATGGCAGATTCTATGGGTGTTACGTTGACTTACATACAGCAACGGGTGGAATCACTTTGCGAACATAACCCCATGCTTGGTCATCGTGGTTGCCGTCTGGGTAATACTTATCCTGAAATCACGCAGATGCAGACCAGCGCCATACTTGCTGCTGCTCTTGAACTGAAGAAAGAGGGTGTGGATGCATATCCTGAAATCATGGTGCCGCTCACCGGTATTCTCTACGAGTTTAAGGAGCAAGAGAATGTGATTCGTGCAGAAGCCGAAGCCGTTTTTGCGGAGATGGGAGATCGTATTGACTTCAAAGTCGGTACAATGATTGAAATTCCTCGTGCTGCATTAACTGCCGATCGCATAGCTTCTTCTGCTGAGTTCTTCTCTTTTGGAACGAACGACCTTACGCAAATGACCTTTGGTTATTCTCGAGACGATATTGCCTCCTTCCTTCCTGTTTATTTGGAAAAGAAAATTCTGAAAGTAGATCCTTTCCAAGTGCTCGATCAAAAAGGAGTAGGGCAATTGATACGCATGGCTACCGAGAAAGGCCGTTCCATTCGTCCCGATTTGAAATGTGGCATTTGTGGTGAGCATGGCGGCGAACCTTCATCCATTAAGTTTTGCCATAAGGTGGGGCTCAATTACGTCAGTTGTTCCCCATTCAGAGTACCTATTGCCAGATTGGCAGCGGCACAGGCAGCGTTAGAAGATTAA
- the thiH gene encoding 2-iminoacetate synthase ThiH — translation MFSEELEKISWEETTREIYAKTDEDVRRALGKRHLDVEDFKALISPAASPYLEVMAQLSQKYTLERFGKTISMFVPLYITNSCTNSCIYCGFNHNNPMKRTILTEEEMVNEYKAIKKLAPFENLLLVTGENPAKAGVDYIGRALQLAKPYFSNLQIEVMPLKAEEYEQLTHAGLNGVICFQETYNKANYTLYHPRGMKSKFEWRVNGFDRMGQAGVHKIGMGVLIGLEEWRTDVTMMAHHLRYLQKHYWKTKYSVNFPRMRPSENGGFQPNVVMTDRELAQVTFAMRIFDHDVDISYSTRESAELRNHMATLGVTTMSAESKTEPGGYFTYPQALEQFHVSDERKAVEVDVALRRLGRIPVYKDWDQTFDQTIRA, via the coding sequence TTGTTTTCAGAAGAATTAGAAAAGATCTCTTGGGAAGAAACCACCCGGGAGATTTATGCCAAAACGGACGAGGATGTTCGTCGCGCTTTAGGCAAAAGACATCTCGATGTAGAAGATTTCAAGGCATTGATCTCTCCCGCAGCATCGCCTTATCTGGAGGTTATGGCTCAATTAAGCCAAAAATACACACTGGAACGTTTTGGCAAAACAATCTCCATGTTCGTGCCGCTTTACATCACCAACTCATGCACCAATTCGTGCATCTATTGCGGTTTTAACCATAACAATCCGATGAAGCGAACCATCCTTACCGAAGAAGAGATGGTGAATGAATACAAAGCCATTAAGAAGCTCGCTCCATTTGAGAATTTATTACTGGTAACAGGAGAGAATCCGGCCAAAGCAGGAGTTGACTATATAGGGCGGGCGCTGCAATTAGCAAAACCCTATTTTTCGAATCTCCAAATAGAGGTTATGCCGCTTAAGGCAGAAGAATATGAGCAACTTACGCATGCCGGACTAAATGGAGTTATCTGTTTTCAAGAGACGTACAACAAGGCCAATTATACACTCTATCACCCCAGAGGAATGAAGTCTAAATTTGAATGGCGTGTCAATGGATTTGATCGTATGGGACAGGCCGGTGTACATAAAATAGGTATGGGTGTGCTCATCGGATTGGAAGAATGGCGCACGGATGTAACGATGATGGCTCATCATTTACGCTACCTGCAAAAGCATTATTGGAAAACAAAGTACAGTGTTAACTTCCCCCGTATGCGCCCGTCAGAGAATGGTGGTTTTCAACCAAACGTAGTGATGACCGACCGTGAATTAGCGCAGGTCACCTTTGCTATGCGCATCTTCGATCACGATGTGGACATCTCCTATTCTACCCGTGAATCGGCTGAACTCCGTAACCACATGGCTACTCTTGGGGTAACAACCATGAGCGCTGAAAGCAAAACGGAACCGGGAGGCTATTTCACTTATCCGCAAGCATTGGAGCAATTTCATGTGAGCGATGAACGCAAGGCTGTAGAGGTAGATGTAGCACTACGTAGACTGGGGCGCATACCGGTGTATAAGGACTGGGATCAAACGTTTGACCAGACAATCAGAGCATAA
- a CDS encoding HesA/MoeB/ThiF family protein, which translates to MERYSRQMMLPEIGEEGQAKLKAAKVLIVGVGGLGSPIALYLAGAGVGTIGLIDDDVVNTSNLHRQVLYSEAQTGELKALCASMKLTALNSDIQINASSRRLTEENARELIGQYDIVVDGCDNFSTRYLINDVCVELGKPYVYGAICGFEGQVAVFNYRTTKSYRDLYPDEEEMLKMPPPPKGVIGLTPAMTGSVEAMEIIKIIVNFGSVLAGKLWTIDLRNLQTNIFSL; encoded by the coding sequence ATGGAAAGATATAGCAGACAAATGATGCTGCCTGAGATAGGCGAAGAAGGGCAAGCCAAACTGAAAGCAGCCAAAGTTCTCATTGTAGGCGTAGGTGGGTTGGGCTCCCCCATCGCGCTTTATCTTGCCGGTGCCGGAGTAGGTACTATCGGCTTGATAGATGACGATGTGGTCAACACTTCCAATCTGCATCGACAAGTATTGTACTCCGAAGCACAAACAGGAGAATTGAAAGCTCTTTGTGCATCGATGAAGCTAACGGCGCTTAACAGCGATATCCAAATAAATGCATCTTCGAGACGATTGACGGAAGAGAATGCGCGTGAACTTATCGGTCAGTACGACATTGTGGTAGACGGTTGCGACAACTTCTCCACCCGTTATCTGATAAACGATGTGTGCGTAGAACTAGGCAAACCCTATGTATATGGAGCTATTTGCGGTTTCGAAGGACAAGTCGCTGTTTTCAATTATCGCACAACAAAAAGCTACAGAGATCTTTATCCCGATGAAGAGGAAATGCTAAAAATGCCGCCGCCACCGAAAGGAGTAATAGGACTAACACCAGCTATGACGGGAAGTGTGGAAGCGATGGAAATAATTAAGATAATAGTCAATTTTGGAAGTGTTTTAGCCGGGAAACTATGGACGATAGACCTTAGAAACTTACAAACTAACATCTTTTCACTATAA
- a CDS encoding thiazole synthase, with translation MEQLIIAGKEFCSRLFLGTGKFSSNELMEQAILTSGTEMVTVAMKRISMDNKEDDMLKHIVHPNIQLLPNTSGVRNAEEAVFAAQMAREAFGTNWLKLEIHPDPRYLLPDSIETLKATEKLVKLGFVVLPYCQADPVLCKRLEEAGAATVMPLGAPIGTNKGLQTKDFLRIIIEQATIPVVVDAGIGAPSHAAEAMELGASAVLVNTAIAVAANPVEMAMAFREATIAGRRAYEAGLGSISFVAAASSPLTAFLND, from the coding sequence ATGGAACAACTTATTATTGCGGGCAAAGAATTTTGCTCTCGCCTATTCCTGGGCACAGGAAAGTTCAGTTCGAACGAACTGATGGAACAAGCAATCTTGACTTCAGGTACAGAGATGGTTACCGTAGCCATGAAGCGCATAAGTATGGACAATAAAGAAGATGATATGCTGAAACATATCGTACACCCCAACATTCAGTTACTACCCAACACATCGGGCGTGCGCAATGCCGAAGAGGCTGTATTTGCTGCACAAATGGCTCGTGAGGCTTTTGGCACCAATTGGTTAAAATTGGAAATTCACCCCGATCCTCGCTATTTGTTACCCGATTCAATAGAGACACTCAAGGCTACAGAGAAATTGGTAAAACTTGGTTTTGTGGTACTCCCCTATTGTCAGGCCGACCCTGTTCTATGCAAACGATTAGAAGAAGCAGGTGCCGCTACAGTGATGCCTCTGGGTGCTCCGATTGGTACAAATAAGGGCCTGCAAACAAAAGATTTCTTACGCATTATCATTGAACAGGCAACCATTCCTGTAGTGGTAGATGCAGGTATTGGTGCTCCCAGCCATGCTGCCGAAGCAATGGAATTGGGTGCTTCAGCCGTATTGGTAAATACAGCCATTGCAGTAGCAGCCAATCCTGTAGAGATGGCAATGGCTTTTCGTGAAGCAACGATTGCGGGCCGTCGGGCTTATGAAGCCGGATTAGGTAGTATAAGTTTCGTTGCGGCAGCGAGTTCTCCTCTCACAGCTTTCTTAAATGACTAA